In Dyadobacter sp. NIV53, a single window of DNA contains:
- a CDS encoding 6-carboxytetrahydropterin synthase, translating to MAHKVAVFRKEHFNAAHRLHNPEWSVEKNEAVFGKCNNPNFHGHNYEIIVQVTGEVNPETGFVIDMKVLGSLLKEYVLDRFDHRNLNLDVEEFHNLNPSAENIAIVIYSILRTKIDAELALKIRLYETERNFVEYPVD from the coding sequence ATGGCTCATAAAGTAGCTGTGTTTCGGAAGGAACATTTCAATGCTGCACATCGTCTTCACAATCCGGAATGGTCGGTTGAAAAGAATGAAGCAGTATTTGGAAAGTGTAATAACCCTAATTTTCATGGACACAATTACGAAATTATTGTTCAGGTTACGGGTGAGGTAAATCCGGAAACAGGATTTGTCATTGACATGAAAGTACTGGGTTCTTTATTAAAAGAATACGTGCTTGATCGTTTTGACCACCGCAACCTGAATCTTGACGTAGAGGAATTCCACAACTTAAATCCATCAGCCGAAAACATAGCCATAGTTATTTATTCAATATTACGTACAAAAATTGATGCAGAGCTTGCTCTGAAAATACGATTATATGAAACAGAACGGAACTTTGTCGAATATCCCGTCGATTGA
- a CDS encoding sugar phosphate isomerase/epimerase, giving the protein MNFSRRDFLKKAGATALAATTLTDLLAESAAKKLWFDISLAEWSLHKELFAKKITNMDFPELAKKEFGISIVEYVNQFFKDKAEDKTYLNELLKRCKDNGITNNLIMIDGEGGLGELDAAVRNKAVENHYKWVECAKYLGCKTIRVNAYGKGTNEEIAKAAVEGLGKLGEFAKKTGINVIVENHGGSSSNGQWLSGVMKEVNMKNVGTLPDFGNFCIKRKSGSSECEESYDRYQGTKELMPFAKGVSAKTYDFDEKGNCIETDYTKILKIVKDSGFKGIAGIEYEGSKLSEYDGIKATKALLERVGPMI; this is encoded by the coding sequence ATGAATTTCTCAAGACGTGATTTCCTAAAAAAAGCGGGTGCAACTGCACTTGCTGCAACAACATTAACCGATTTGCTGGCAGAATCGGCAGCTAAAAAACTTTGGTTTGATATATCCCTGGCTGAATGGTCTTTGCATAAAGAATTATTTGCTAAAAAAATCACTAATATGGATTTTCCTGAATTGGCTAAAAAGGAATTCGGGATCAGCATTGTTGAGTATGTAAACCAGTTTTTTAAAGACAAAGCAGAAGATAAAACTTATCTGAACGAGCTGTTAAAAAGATGTAAAGACAACGGGATCACCAACAACCTCATCATGATTGACGGTGAAGGCGGACTTGGAGAACTGGATGCAGCCGTACGTAACAAAGCTGTCGAAAACCACTACAAATGGGTTGAATGCGCTAAATATCTGGGTTGTAAAACCATCCGAGTAAATGCATATGGAAAAGGAACCAATGAGGAAATAGCAAAAGCTGCTGTTGAAGGTCTTGGCAAATTAGGAGAATTCGCTAAAAAAACGGGGATCAATGTAATCGTTGAAAATCACGGCGGTTCTTCTTCCAACGGACAATGGTTATCCGGCGTGATGAAAGAAGTTAACATGAAAAATGTAGGAACGCTTCCTGACTTTGGAAATTTCTGTATCAAAAGAAAATCAGGCAGTTCTGAATGCGAGGAATCTTACGACCGTTATCAGGGAACAAAGGAACTCATGCCTTTTGCAAAAGGTGTAAGTGCTAAAACGTATGATTTCGATGAAAAAGGAAATTGTATCGAAACTGATTATACCAAAATCCTTAAAATTGTAAAAGACAGCGGTTTTAAAGGCATAGCAGGTATCGAATATGAAGGAAGTAAATTGTCGGAATACGATGGTATTAAAGCAACAAAGGCTTTGCTGGAACGCGTAGGGCCGATGATTTAA
- the folE gene encoding GTP cyclohydrolase I FolE codes for MKQNGTLSNIPSIDLHDVEETGDDHIFSSIETPMRADAFALEDEMKIELIEKHFRHIMEIMGLDLTDDSLKGTPKRVAKMYIKEVFSGLDPKNKPDITLFDNKYKYDQMLVEKDITVFSNCEHHFVPIYGKAHVAYISSGKVIGLSKLNRIVEYYSKRPQVQERLTVQIANELKKALNTEDVAVLIDAKHMCVQSRGVQDSGSSTVTAYYGGKFESEATKKEFLSYLGL; via the coding sequence ATGAAACAGAACGGAACTTTGTCGAATATCCCGTCGATTGATTTACATGATGTTGAGGAAACAGGTGATGATCATATTTTCTCTTCTATTGAAACTCCCATGCGCGCTGATGCATTTGCATTGGAGGATGAAATGAAAATTGAACTGATTGAAAAGCATTTTCGTCACATAATGGAAATTATGGGACTTGATCTTACAGATGACAGTCTGAAAGGTACTCCAAAAAGAGTGGCTAAAATGTATATCAAAGAAGTGTTCAGCGGCCTTGATCCTAAAAACAAGCCGGATATTACACTTTTTGACAATAAATACAAGTACGATCAGATGCTGGTCGAAAAGGATATTACCGTATTTTCAAATTGCGAACACCATTTTGTTCCTATATATGGCAAAGCACACGTAGCATATATTTCAAGCGGAAAAGTGATCGGATTATCCAAACTGAACCGTATTGTAGAATATTATTCCAAACGTCCGCAGGTGCAGGAAAGGCTGACAGTTCAGATTGCAAATGAATTGAAGAAAGCATTAAACACCGAAGACGTAGCCGTACTGATTGATGCAAAGCACATGTGTGTACAATCGCGCGGTGTACAGGATTCCGGCAGCTCAACAGTAACGGCATATTACGGTGGGAAATTCGAAAGCGAAGCTACGAAGAAGGAATTTCTAAGCTATTTGGGGCTTTAA
- a CDS encoding Gfo/Idh/MocA family protein: MNRRNFIQKAALAGSVTSILPSLSNEFQTKPLDKVRLGFIGVGHRGRSHIEQALFSSDVEINAICDIDPSAINITLDQIKKTGKKAPAVYAKGAEDFLNMVKRDDLDGILIATPWEWHVPMTLAAMRAGKYAAVEVSATVTLQESWDLVDTFEKTGSHCMILENVCYRRDVMAVLKMVREGVLGEMTYAHCGYQHDLRGIKLNDGKSNNVGVEFGEKGYSESKWRTQHSVDRNGDIYPTHGLGPVAHWLDINRGNYFTYLTSTATKSRGLHKYIVDHGGKDHPNAKVNFKLGDIVTTVIQCHNGENIVLIHDTNSPRSYSLAFRAQGTEGIWMNDGNSIYIEGVSPKEHTSEPDAPYLAKYDHPLWKKHAKSAENAGHGGIDYFVFRGFVESIKRKTAPPIDVYDAAVWSAISPLSEMSIARGSSPVEIPDFTRGKWKTNKRIFGLNEDY, translated from the coding sequence ATGAATAGACGTAATTTTATTCAGAAAGCCGCCTTGGCCGGCTCTGTAACAAGTATATTGCCATCTCTTAGCAACGAATTTCAGACAAAACCATTGGACAAAGTACGCCTTGGATTTATTGGAGTGGGGCACCGTGGCCGCAGCCATATCGAGCAGGCATTGTTCAGTTCAGATGTCGAAATCAATGCAATTTGTGATATCGATCCGTCAGCAATTAATATCACCCTGGATCAGATTAAAAAAACGGGCAAAAAAGCACCTGCTGTATATGCCAAAGGTGCAGAAGATTTCCTGAACATGGTTAAACGAGATGATCTGGACGGAATTCTTATTGCTACGCCCTGGGAATGGCATGTTCCTATGACGCTCGCTGCTATGCGGGCCGGGAAATATGCTGCTGTGGAAGTTTCAGCGACAGTTACTTTACAGGAATCATGGGATTTGGTTGATACATTCGAGAAAACCGGTTCACATTGTATGATACTTGAAAATGTGTGCTACCGCCGCGATGTAATGGCTGTTCTTAAAATGGTCCGTGAAGGCGTATTGGGAGAAATGACTTATGCGCATTGTGGCTATCAGCACGATTTAAGAGGAATAAAACTGAATGACGGAAAAAGCAACAACGTCGGAGTAGAGTTTGGAGAAAAAGGTTATTCAGAATCAAAATGGCGTACACAGCATTCCGTTGACAGAAACGGGGATATTTATCCAACGCACGGACTAGGCCCGGTTGCACACTGGCTGGATATTAATCGTGGAAATTATTTCACTTATCTGACATCTACCGCTACTAAATCAAGAGGTTTACATAAATATATTGTAGATCATGGTGGCAAAGACCATCCGAATGCTAAGGTTAACTTTAAACTTGGAGATATCGTAACGACTGTCATCCAGTGCCATAATGGCGAAAATATTGTATTGATACACGATACCAATTCGCCCCGCTCCTACTCGCTCGCTTTTCGCGCACAAGGCACAGAAGGTATCTGGATGAACGACGGCAACAGTATTTACATTGAAGGTGTTTCGCCAAAAGAGCATACTTCTGAACCTGATGCACCATATCTTGCAAAATACGACCACCCGCTCTGGAAAAAACATGCCAAATCTGCTGAAAATGCAGGACACGGGGGAATTGATTATTTTGTTTTCAGAGGTTTTGTCGAATCTATAAAAAGGAAAACTGCTCCACCGATAGATGTATACGATGCAGCCGTCTGGAGTGCTATCAGCCCATTGTCAGAAATGTCCATTGCAAGAGGCAGTTCCCCGGTCGAAATCCCCGATTTTACCCGGGGAAAATGGAAAACCAACAAAAGGATTTTTGGATTGAACGAGGACTACTAA